The Coregonus clupeaformis isolate EN_2021a chromosome 8, ASM2061545v1, whole genome shotgun sequence genome has a segment encoding these proteins:
- the LOC121571211 gene encoding RNA-binding protein 4 isoform X4, with protein sequence MDKSNTVKLFVGNLALDTTQEELSAIFESYGEVVSCSVLRQFAFVHLQGEGAAERAISELNGREFRGRNLVVEESRGRPLHSTKVFVGNLSGMCTTEDLQELFQTFGKVLECDKVKARLSSSAGYAFVHMENKEEALQAIEALHGTSFKGRPLSVELSKVQPSKQTPTGKIPCVSCGKQGHYAGECPVGKSSLEQYQSQAAVLAAAAAAAAGLPLQVQQSVHNSVYNTSTFDPTYAALTGLTTGTRTDSNPVNQAVYGALATQVYGANVANQLYGVQAANQAAALTQAGATQVYASSMNPSHAALYSQLSQIAASPAAASAAAYSTPVYAHAMANHHHPGAVYLAAHGVEMPTAAAAINQAYALAPALYGGAQHAYGHMGMGAMSVSADPSAAIFEAARVQHYFAQGQQVLAEQQNAAAAQAAKSGERDRSPLRRSAGSLLPDPVMKPFMYQRAPKQRRPLLPTPAGRAAEEAAEAAEDPMARDQCQQYAEYYQRQHQQYHQLQQLQYYAEYYQQYQQYQQLQQYQQLQQLQCAYPPPNHHAIAGIPAHAMAGHAHHHGQPGHVTALDAALRPVVAASAMVAVPRVYEPPLPPPPNRKEAVLRRAPELSLHTPEPPFR encoded by the exons ATGGACAAGAGCAACACGGTGAAGCTCTTCGTGGGCAACCTGGCTCTGGACACCACCCAGGAGGAGCTGTCGGCCATCTTTGAGTCGTATGGCGAGGTGGTCAGCTGCAGCGTTCTCCGACAGTTTGCCTTTGTACACCTACAG GGCGAGGGGGCTGCAGAGCGGGCCATCAGTGAGCTGAACGGCAGGGAGTTCCGGGGGAGGAACCTGGTGGTGGAGGAGTCCCGGGGCAGACCGCTCCACTCCACCAAGGTGTTCGTGGGCAACCTGTCGGGCATGTGCACCACTGAGGATCTCCAAGAGCTCTTCCAGACCTTTGGCAAAGTACTGGAGTGCGACAAGGTCAAAG CCAGGCTCTCCTCTTCTGCAGGCTACGCCTTCGTGCACATGGAGAACAAGGAGGAGGCTCTACAGGCCATCGAGGCCCTCCACGGCACCTCCTTCAAGGGACGCCCGCTCTCTGTGGAGCTCTCCAAG GTACAGCCCTCCAAGCAAACCCCCACAGGGAAGATCCCCTGTGTGAGCTGTGGGAAGCAGGGCCACTACGCTGGGGAGTGCCCTGTAGGGAAGTCCTCTCTGGAACAGTACCAGAGCCAGGCAGCCGTGTTAGCTGCAGCCGCCGCTGCCGCAGCCGGCCTCCCCCTCCAGGTCCAGCAGAGTGTCCACAACTCTGTCTACAACACCTCGACCTTTGACCCCACCTACGCGGCGCTGACGGGCCTCACCACCGGCACGCGGACGGACAGCAACCCCGTCAACCAGGCAGTGTACGGTGCCCTGGCGACGCAGGTCTACGGCGCCAACGTGGCCAATCAGCTCTACGGAGTCCAGGCAGCCAATCAGGCGGCAGCGTTGACACAGGCGGGTGCCACGCAGGTGTATGCCAGCTCCATGAACCCCAGCCACGCCGCCCTCTACAGTCAGCTCAGTCAGATCGCTGCCAGCCCAGCCGCAGCGTCCGCCGCTGCCTACTCCACACCGGTGTATGCACATGCCATGgccaaccaccaccacccaggGGCCGTCTACCTGGCAGCCCATGGCGTAGAGATGCCTACAGCCGCTGCTGCCATCAACCAGGCCTACGCCTTGGCGCCGGCGCTGTATGGGGGCGCCCAGCATGCCTACGGCCACATGGGGATGGGAGCCATGAGCGTGTCAGCGGACCCGTCGGCGGCCATTTTTGAGGCGGCGAGGGTGCAGCACTACTTCGCCCAGGGACAGCAGGTTCTGGCCGAGCAGCAGAATGCGGCGGCGGCACAAGCAGCGAAGTCCGGGGAAAGGGACCGGAGTCCCCTGAGGCGCTCGGCGGGGTCCCTGCTGCCCGACCCCGTCATGAAGCCCTTCATGTACCAGAGAGCGCCCAAGCAACGCCGGCCACTGCTCCCCACCCCCGCTGGGCGAGCTGCAGAGGAGGCAGCGGAGGCTGCAGAGGACCCCATGGCTAG AGACCAGTGTCAACAGTATGCTGAGTACTACCAACGACAGCACCAACAGTACCATCAGCTCCAGCAGTTACA GTACTATGCAGAGTACTACCAGCAGTACCAGCAATACCAGCAACTCCAACAGTACCAGCAACTCCAACAGCTCCAGTGCGCCTACCCGCCTCCCAACCACCACGCCATCGCCGGCATCCCTGCCCACGCCATGGCGGGCCACGCCCACCACCACGGCCAGCCCGGTCACGTCACGGCGCTGGACGCCgccctcaggccagtggtggctgCCTCCGCCATGGTGGCAGTGCCCAGAGTGTATGAGCCGCCGCTGCCGCCGCCTCCGAACCGCAAGGAGGCCGTCCTCCGCCGAGCCCCCGAACTCTCCCTTCACACGCCTGAGCCCCCCTTCCGATAG